Proteins encoded by one window of Tubulanus polymorphus chromosome 7, tnTubPoly1.2, whole genome shotgun sequence:
- the LOC141908337 gene encoding AP-4 complex subunit epsilon-1-like — MNRNIVQRSPNCFTRYSGMSDIVEKTLASLPSLITGVVSSRSIQTTRGFASFVDNLSRCRTRYEINEFLRREVDFLKDRLSRKDISLNQIKDGLVRSIFCCLMGHNVVFAQIYAVKLAQQGSLAQKRVGYLASSLLLSDQDEMVIMLVNTIQKDLQSSNVVEICAGLTAAGKLISQELIPAILPLVEAKITHQKVSVRKRAVMCLHSFYRKAPSLLEHSDDNFKKALCDKDPGVMWAALQIYQDMIELNPTKHEQIAYSLIHILEQVISRHFPGEFEHSNIPAPWLQIQILHILACLGTDNDQISCAMYPVLIEVLQRIDPMQRMGLAVIYECVKTIVTIKPDNILLDRANQCITKFLSARNINLKYLGVKSLSLIVKVNPSYAIPHQDIVIECLEHADQAIRRKVLELLYSMCCAENVKVVCQKLMDNISTTSDKYIRSDLVSKILLLTKKFCIDILWYVEIVNALVVKASQHVTHNAVNTIMRALKYHLNENSEMRESVLQVYWHCLKNEANQPDEIFQIAVWILGEYQHHVSSLPASEVLAHLEHLYLNNKLSACTRHIILTAMTKIIGRSGANGINLQVMRRLNTCTSEDAELIQRIDEIITLTKNTALLQRVVTMEVNVAEVDSTLSFMDGYVCDKLENGAKAYLPRNCRVSSPAKKGMSSPFSDLNLKAYDSPMHASNSGKSTNKPMSLTSSGGSSDRNTYLDNSEPVLKMTGIKRVWSKDGIKDVALEVYTSPVGSETSSPQRSHQNREQKERNELASALFGGIMSVEENMSK; from the exons ATGAATCGAAACATCGTTCAAAGGTCGCCAAATTGTTTTACCCGTTATAGCGGTATGTCCGATATCGTAGAAAAGACATTGGCTTCGCTGCCTTCGTTAATTACTGGTGTTGTATCGTCGAGAAGTATTCAAACGACTCGTGGATTTGCTTCATTCGTCGACAATCTATCTCGATGTAGAACTCGTTAC gaaatcaatgaatttctGAGGAGAGAAGTTGATTTTTTGAAAGATAGACTGTCACGCAAAGATATAAGTTTG AACCAAATAAAAGATGGTTTAGTTCGGTCAATATTCTGTTGTTTGATGGGTCATAATGTTGTGTTCGCACAGATTTACGCTGTCAAACTTGCGCAACAGGGCTCCCTTGCACAAAAGCGAGTTG GTTATTTGGCTTCATCACTGTTGCTGTCCGATCAAGATGAAATGGTGATAATGCTCGTCAATACGATTCAGAAAGATCTGCAGAGCTCGAATGTCGTTGAAATTTGTGCCGGTTTGACAGCGGCTGGTAAACTGATCAGTCAAGAACTTATCCCTGCAATACTGCCACTGGTAGAAGCAAAAATTACCCACCAGAA AGTTTCCGTGCGTAAAAGAGCTGTGATGTGTTTACATAGCTTCTACCGAAAGGCACCTTCGCTTCTCGAACACAGTGACGATAACTTCAAAAAAGCTCTCTGCGATAAAGACCCGGGTGTCATGTGGGCCGCGTTACAGATTTATCAAGACATGATCGAG CTGAATCCAACTAAGCACGAACAAATAGCTTATAGCCTGATACATATTCTGGAACAAGTAATCTCTCGACATTTTCCTGGCGAATTTGAACACAGCAACATTCCGGCTCCGTGGTTGCagattcaaatactccatataTTAGCGTGTTTAGGCACTGATAATGATCA GATAAGCTGTGCTATGTATCCCGTGCTGATAGAGGTTTTACAGAGAATTGATCCAATGCAAAGAATGGGATTAG CTGTGATATATGAGTGCGTGAAGACAATAGTAACTATAAAACCTGATAACATTCTACTGGATCGTGCGAATCAGTGCATCACCAAGTTCTTATCTGCTAGAAACATTAACTTGAAATATCTAG GAGTGAAAAGTCTAAGTTTGATAGTAAAAGTAAACCCATCTTATGCCATTCCTCATCAAGATATCGTTATCGAATGTCTTGAACACGCCGACCAAGCAATACGTCGAAAGGTGCTGGAATTATTGTATAGTATGTGCTGTGCTGAAAATGTGAAAGTAGTCTGTCAAAAACTGATGGACAATATCTCAACTACTTCTGATAAATATATCAGATCCGATCTCGTCTCGAAAATACTACTACTCACAAAGAAAT tctgTATTGATATATTATGGTATGTTGAAATAGTAAATGCTCTAGTGGTGAAAGCCTCTCAACATGTAACACATAATGCTGTTAACACAATTATGAGGGCTTTAAAAT ATCACCTTAATGAAAATAGTGAAATGAGAGAATCAGTTTTACAAGTTTACTGGCACTGTCTCAAAAATGAAGCCAATCAGcctgatgaaatatttcagattgcAGTATGG ATCCTCGGAGAATATCAGCATCACGTTTCATCGCTGCCAGCCTCGGAGGTGTTAGCCCACTTGGAACATTTGTATCTGAATAATAAACTAAGCGCATGCACGCGTCATATTATACTGACAGCCATGACAAAAATAATCGGCAGATCTGGAGCGAACGGCATCAATTTACAAGTCATGCGTCGATTGAATACTTGTACTTCGGAAGACGCAGAACTCATTCAG agaattgatgaaataattacgcTGACAAAGAACACAGCATTACTACAAAGAGTTGTAACAATGGAAGTAAATGTGGCAGAG GTTGATAGCACTCTGTCATTTATGGATGGATATGTGTGTGATAAATTAGAGAATGGTGCTAAAGCGTATTTACCACGAAATTGCAGAGTATCATCTCCGGCAAAGAAAG GAATGTCTTCTCCTTTCTCCGATTTGAATCTAAAGGCTTATGACAGCCCGATGCACGCGAGTAACTCCGGAAAATCGACAAATAAACCAATGTCATTGACTAGTTCAGGAGGATCCAGTGATAGAAACACATACTTAGATAATAG TGAGCCAGTTTTAAAGATGACCGGAATTAAAAGAGTCTGGAGCAAAGATGGAATCAAGGATGTCGCCTTGGAAGTTTACACTAGTCCTGTTGGTTCCGAAACTTCCAGCCCTCAG AGAAGCCATCAAAACAGAGAGCAAAAAGAGAGGAATGAATTAGCGAGTGCTTTGTTTGGTGGAATCATGTCG GTTGAGGAAAACATGTCAAAGTGA